In Hippoglossus hippoglossus isolate fHipHip1 chromosome 24, fHipHip1.pri, whole genome shotgun sequence, a single genomic region encodes these proteins:
- the LOC117758453 gene encoding thyroxine 5-deiodinase-like: MMHDSGGVQMARALKHAALCLMLLPRFLLAAVMLWLLDFLCIRKKVLLKMGERQDGPDDPPVCVSDSNKMFTLESLRAVWYGQRLDFFKSAHLGRAAPNTEVVLAQGGRPVRILDCMKGKRPLILNFGSCSUPPFMTRLAAFQRVVSQYADIADFLVVYIEEAHPSDGWVSSDAPYQIPKHRCLEDRLRAAQLLLSEVPGSNVVVDNMDNSSNAAYGAYFERLYIVRDERVVYQGGRGPEGYQISGLRDWLEQYRSDLVTSQTPVLHV, encoded by the coding sequence ATGATGCACGACTCCGGCGGTGTCCAAATGGCGAGGGCGCTGAAGCATGCGGCGCTGTGCCTGATGCTGCTGCCCCGGTTCCTCCTGGCCGCCGTCATGCTGTGGCTCCTGGATTTCTTGTGCATCAGgaaaaaagtgctgctgaaGATGGGGGAGAGGCAGGACGGCCCGGACGACCCGCCGGTGTGCGTCTCCGACTCCAACAAGATGTTCACCTTGGAGTCCCTCAGGGCCGTGTGGTACGGCCAGAGGCTGGACTTTTTCAAATCCGCGCACCTCGGACGCGCGGCGCCCAACACCGAGGTGGTGCTGGCGCAGGGGGGGCGGCCGGTCCGGATCCTGGACTGCATGAAAGGGAAGAGACCGCTCATCCTCAACTTTGGCAGCTGCTCCTGACCGCCGTTCATGACGCGCCTGGCCGCGTTTCAGCGCGTCGTGAGCCAGTACGCGGACATTGCGGACTTTTTAGTTGTATATATCGAGGAGGCGCATCCGTCGGACGGCTGGGTGAGCTCGGACGCGCCGTACCAGATCCCCAAGCACCGCTGCCTGGAGGACCGGCTCCGAGCCGCGCAGCTGCTGCTCAGCGAGGTGCCCGGCAGCAACGTGGTGGTGGACAACATGGACAACTCGTCCAACGCCGCGTACGGAGCCTACTTTGAGAGACTTTACATCGTGAGGGACGAGCGGGTGGTGTACCAGGGGGGCAGGGGTCCCGAGGGATACCAAATATCGGGGCTCCGGGACTGGCTGGAGCAGTACAGGAGCGACCTGGTGACTTCCCAGACGCCGGTGCTCCATGTGTAG